The following coding sequences are from one Capsicum annuum cultivar UCD-10X-F1 chromosome 3, UCD10Xv1.1, whole genome shotgun sequence window:
- the LOC107865902 gene encoding galactoside 2-alpha-L-fucosyltransferase-like, translating to MKRFKKTFNDQQVPSDHDSGVALKNAESKWGPNPMTLGGFIVALLMVLTVVFSVAFFLGDLPSDCLWTLAEARIFRLKPSKATFSEDIPQPLTAPKDKLLGGLLPSGFDETSCLSRYESPLYSKGLQHKPSSYLIFGLRRYEALHKQCGPYTELYNRTVDLIKSGEYSSDSSVCNYVVWISYSGLGNRILTLTSAFLYALLTNRILLVDPRVNLSDLFCEPFPEVSWLLPPDFPIIDQFNSFNKKSPHSYGYMVRNNVTQNSRKPSFLYLHLSHDFDVQDKLFFCDTDQTFLHNVPWLLVKSNNYYVPALFLIPSFEQELNNLFPEKETVFHFLGRYLFHPTNSVWGLITRYYQAYLAQADEKIGIQIRLFNFGAGDFRYVLNQILACTTKENLLPQVNLNEPIVNSSGKMKTVSVLMTSLSPRYFEEIRNMYWENPTVTGEIVSVFQPSNEERQQTEKLMHDRKAWAEMYLLSLTDKLVTTAWSTFGYVAHSLGGLKPWILYKFKNGRVHDPPCFRAVSLEPCYHSPPYYDCKKKTESFNSVNIVSHVRHCEDNSLGLKLFDRKGEL from the exons ATGAAGCGATTCAAGAAAACCTTCAATGATCAGCAAGTTCCTTCTGATCACGATTCAGGTGTTGCTTTAAAGAATGCAGAGTCGAAATGGGGTCCGAATCCAATGACACTCGGGGGTTTTATAGTTGCTCTCTTGATGGTTCTTACGGTTGTTTTCTCAGTTGCCTTCTTTTTAGGGGACTTACCTTCCGATTGCTTGTGGACTTTGGCTGAGGCTAGAATTTTTCGTCTTAAACCTTCGAAAG CCACATTTTCTGAAGATATTCCGCAGCCACTGACAGCGCCAAAAGATAAACTACTAGGTGGTCTTCTCCCTTCAGGATTTGATGAAACATCTTGTTTGAGTAGGTATGAATCACCCTTATATAGCAAAGGTCTTCAGCATAAGCCGTCCTCTTATCTTATCTTCGGGTTAAGAAGATATGAAGCTCTTCACAAGCAATGCGGTCCTTACACAGAGTTATACAACAGAACTGTCGACCTCATTAAGTCTGGTGAATACAGTAGCGATTCTTCAGTTTGTAATTACGTTGTTTGGATATCGTATAGTGGTTTAGGGAACAGGATACTAACCTTAACTTCTGCTTTCCTTTATGCTCTCCTCACAAACAGAATCCTTCTTGTTGACCCCAGAGTCAATTTGTCTGACCTCTTCTGTGAACCTTTTCCTGAAGTTTCTTGGTTGCTTCCTCCAGATTTCCCTATAATTGATCAGTTTAATAGCTTTAATAAGAAATCTCCACATTCTTATGGTTATATGGTGAGAAATAATGTCacacaaaattcaagaaaacctTCATTCCTCTACCTTCACTTATCTCATGACTTTGATGTGcaagataaattatttttctgtGACACTGACCAAACTTTTCTCCACAATGTCCCTTGGCTACTTGTGAAGTCCAATAACTATTATGTGCCTGCTCTTTTCTTGATCCCATCTTTCGAGCAAGAGTTGAACAATCTTTTTCCAGAGAAAGAAACTGTGTTCCACTTTTTGGGTAGGTACCTTTTCCATCCAACAAATTCTGTATGGGGGCTTATTACTAGGTATTATCAAGCTTATTTAGCTCAAGCAGATGAAAAAATAGGCATTCAAATTAGACTTTTCAATTTCGGTGCAGGCGATTTTAGGTACGTGTTGAATCAAATCTTAGCTTGTACAACAAAGGAGAATCTATTGCCACAGGTTAACCTGAATGAGCCTATAGTCAATTCGTCTGGCAAGATGAAGACTGTAAGTGTTCTGATGACATCTCTAAGTCCACGATACTTCGAGGAGATTAGAAACATGTATTGGGAGAATCCTACTGTGACAGGAGAGATTGTTAGTGTTTTTCAGCCAAGTAATGAAGAGCGTCAACAAACTGAGAAGCTAATGCATGACAGAAAGGCCTGGGCAGAAATGTATTTGCTGAGTTTAACTGATAAATTGGTTACAACTGCATGGTCTACTTTTGGTTATGTTGCTCATAGTCTTGGAGGTTTGAAGCCATggattttatacaagtttaaaaaTGGAAGAGTCCATGATCCACCTTGTTTTCGAGCAGTGTCTTTGGAGCCGTGTTATCATTCCCCCCCTTACTACGATTGCAAGAAGAAAACAGAAAGTTTTAACTCAGTTAACATTGTTTCTCATGTGAGGCATTGTGAGGATAATAGCTTGGGTTTGAAGTTATTTGATCGAAAAGGTGAATTGTAA
- the LOC107862261 gene encoding ribulose-phosphate 3-epimerase, chloroplastic: MATASSLGSSTLLQSQITGFGGSLKLQKSSSSSNPNSLTFTRRKVQTVVKASSRVDKFSKSDIIVSPSILSANFSKLGEQVKAVEEAGCDWIHVDVMDGRFVPNITIGPLVVDSLRPVTDLPLDVHLMIVEPDQRVPDFIKAGADIVSVHCEQSSTIHLHRTINQIKSLGAKAGVVLNPATPLTAIEYVLDAVDLVLIMSVNPGFGGQSFIESQVKKILDLRRICAERGLNPWIEVDGGVGPKNAYKVIEAGANALVAGSAVFGAPDYAEAIKGIKTSKRPEAVAV; the protein is encoded by the exons ATGGCTACTGCTTCTTCTTTGGGTTCATCAACACTGTTACAATCCCAAATTACTGGATTTGGCGGGAGTCTTAAGCTTCAaaagtcttcttcttcttccaacCCCAATTCACTTACGTTTACGAG GAGGAAAGTTCAAACTGTGGTGAAGGCGTCCTCTCGGGTGGATAAGTTCTCGAAAAGCGACATTATTGTTTCTCCATCCATCCTTTCTGCTAACTTTTCTAAATTAGGGGAGCAG GTGAAAGCAGTTGAGGAGGCTGGCTGCGACTGGATTCATGTAGATGTGATGGACGGTCGATTTGTTCCAAATATAACTATTGGACCCCTTGTAGTTGATTCCTTGCGCCCTGTCACAGATCTTCCATTGGATGTGCATCTG ATGATTGTCGAACCAGACCAGAGAGTACCTGACTTCATAAAAGCAGGTGCCGACATTGTCAGTGTTCACTGTGAGCAATCTTCTACAATCCACTTGCATCGTACAATAAATCAG ATTAAAAGTTTGGGAGCTAAAGCTGGTGTTGTCCTCAATCCTGCAACCCCTTTAACCGCAATTGAATACGTCCTTGATG CTGTTGATCTGGTGCTGATTATGTCTGTAAACCCTGGGTTTGGGGGACAGAGCTTCATTGAGAGTCAGGTCAAGAAAATCTTAGACTTGAGAAGAATCTGCGCTGAGAGG GGATTAAACCCTTGGATTGAAGTTGATGGCGGAGTGGGTCCCAAAAATGCTTACAAG GTCATTGAAGCTGGAGCCAATGCTTTGGTAGCTGGTTCTGCTGTATTTGGAGCTCCTGATTATGCTGAAG CTATTAAAGGAATCAAGACAAGCAAAAGGCCTGAAGCAGTTGCTGTATGA
- the LOC107864802 gene encoding uncharacterized protein LOC107864802, with translation MATPSVSRVPPKPSANSPLTSTLKAYFIPFILFSASLVYQLIVIPRAFPPSHYDALGITPRSSIEEVNQAYEKLSSKWNSGVEVPSTIDFIKVRYAFELLTNHNWKRDYDLFSIDEQFHVIEKAKEQYAGRSISEITFPLLETIPFGPEDHAVDVINSENFLSKLETDKALLIQIFSLGSARCAQFSNEWKRIVTLLDGVANTGVIDLADVQLATYLAEKRPGGVPYFRHGIPALVAFSPGCRSFRCMSRHEGELSIDSVTDWVATSILSLPRIRYYSKESMAQDFLLKSKPHKVKVIFFSQTGERATPFIRQAAKNYSAVATFAFVLWQEGESSLWWNMLGVESAPAIVFLKETGVKPVIHHGYVNSSLFVDIMEKNKHQVLPQLRSVTSKELGCDARGFSRAGKDTKIWYCVVLVGRYSLELNTMRETMRRVQETLSKDGELTAVDQDLSSAPALLALKQKRLTFTWLDGEAQKSYCFFYINSEDSYETCGPRDMIDTAQLFIVRYDRNGTEDVGKQPTNKFSALYNVESDPASQLVAKYNGSNKIEEIVQWISEIIKDGDSKDLPSFKSRTPELVPEDADSSWSSWTQGTVSPSGGLNHRVKSLLNKIHDYIDDPRVGPFLLLAALISFGSVWFKRSQVAQSSKPNHSSQKSKEPEHLDHQTSEPDQSNQPNAKDVTMRKRRTRPRNDLVPPSMTDVDPKDAYQVEFSDSDTG, from the exons ATGGCGACACCCTCTGTTTCTAGGGTCCCCCCAAAACCATCGGCGAATTCTCCATTAACGTCGACGCTCAAGGCTTACTTTATTCCTTTTATACTTTTCTCCGCTTCGCTCGTCTATCAACTAATCGTTATTCCTCGTGCCTTCCCTCCTTCGCATTACGATG CATTGGGTATTACACCGCGTAGTTCAATTGAGGAAGTCAATCAGGCATACGAAAAGCTCTCTTCAAAATG GAATTCAGGTGTTGAAGTTCCTTCTACCATCGATTTTATCAAG GTTCGATATGCTTTTGAGTTGCTGACAAATCATAATTGGAAAAGAGACTATGACCTATTCAGTATTGATGAGCAATTC CATGTTATTGAAAAGGCTAAAGAACAGTACGCTGGAAGAAGTATTTCAGAAATCACCTTTCCTCTCCTGGAGACAATTCCCTTTG GACCTGAAGACCATGCTGTTGATGTCATTAACTCGGAGAATTTTCTATCCAAGCTTGAAACTGATAAGGCATTGCTAATTCAG ATTTTCTCTCTGGGAAGTGCACGATGTGCTCAATTTTCAAACGAATGGAAGAGAATTG TTACTTTGCTAGATGGGGTCGCAAATACTGGAGTTATTGATCTTGCTGATGTTCAGCTTGCCACATATCTAGCAGAGAAGAGACCTGGTGGTGTACCATATTTTAGACATG GAATTCCAGCACTTGTGGCTTTCTCCCCAGGTTGTAGAAGTTTCAGGTGTATGTCTAG GCATGAAGGAGAACTTTCCATTGATTCAGTTACCGATTGGGTTGCAACGTCCATTCTAAGTTTGCCTCGTATTCGGTACTACTCAAAGGAGTCAATG GCTCAAGATTTTCTGCTGAAAAGTAAACCTCACAAG GTCAAGGTCATTTTCTTCTCGCAAACTGGAGAGCGGGCAACTCCATTTATACGTCAAGCTGCTAAGAATTACTCAGCCGTGGCTACATTCGCGTTCGTGCTTTGGCAAGAAGGAGAATCTTCATTGTGGTGGAATAT GTTAGGTGTCGAATCTGCTCCTGCCATTGTATTTCTTAAAGAAACAGGTGTCAAACCTGTTATTCATCACG GCTATGTGAACAGTTCATTGTTTGTGGATATTATGGAGAAGAATAAACATCAAG TGCTTCCACAATTGAGGAGTGTAACTTCGAAAGAATTGGGTTGTGATGCGCGGGGCTTTTCACGTGCTGGAAAGGATACCAAGATATGGTATTGTGTTGTTTTAGTCGGGAGGTATAGCCTGGAGCTCAACACGATGCGTGAA ACCATGCGCAGGgttcaagaaaccctttcaaaaGATGGAGAATTGACTGCAGTGGATCAAGATCTGTCATCTGCACCAGCTCTGCTTGCACTAAAACAGAAACGACTGACGTTTACCTGGCTTGATGGGGAAGCACAGAAA AGTTACTGTTTCTTCTACATTAATTCTGAAGATAGTTATGAGACGTGTGGGCCGAGGGATATGATAGATACAGCACAATTGTTTATTGTTCGCTATGATAGGAATGGTACAGAGGATGTTGGAAAGCAGCCAACCAACAAATTCTCAGCATTGTACAATGTTGAAAGTGATCCTGCATCTCAGCTTGTGGCAAAATACAATGGTTCTAATAAAATTGAAGAG ATCGTACAATGGATTTCTGAGATAATCAAAGATGGCGACTCAAAGGATCTCCCTTCATTT AAATCAAGAACTCCTGAACTGGTACCAGAGGATGCAGATTCCAGTTGGTCATCTTGGACTCAAGGAACTGTTAGTCCTAGTGGAGGATTGAATCATAGGGTCAAGAGTTTACTaaataaaattcatgattacATTGATGATCCAAGAGTTGGACCTTTCTTGCTCCTGGCAGCACTGATCTCTTTTGGTAGTGTTTGGTTTAAGAGAAGTCAGGTAGCTCAGTCAAGCAAGCCTAATCATTCAAGCCAGAAATCAAAAGAGCCAGAACATCTGGACCACCAGACCAGTGAGCCCGATCAGTCAAATCAGCCAAATGCAAAG GACGTAACCATGCGAAAGCGAAGAACTCGCCCAAGAAACGATCTTGTTCCACCTTCTATGACCGACGTTGACCCGAAAGATGCTTACCAAGTGGAGTTTTCAGATTCTGATACTGGGTAG
- the LOC107862259 gene encoding LOW QUALITY PROTEIN: pentatricopeptide repeat-containing protein At2g13420, mitochondrial-like (The sequence of the model RefSeq protein was modified relative to this genomic sequence to represent the inferred CDS: inserted 2 bases in 1 codon): FRGLCFSKCVSYWISVVSCSVGFVRRFCCSTELHHPTPAALPQLESSKDADLISQLLLEHHNPFHAMESSLQLHGVSFTPFLVHQILLRLKHSSKVALSXSFTIYIPNSTDDDTCTTAFNLLIDILCKVRQFDVAWQLIVQMEQKSIKMNFTTFYLLIRRLISAGFTRQAIRTFTEMHIFLDEDQVWKSYFCYLLDTLCKYGYVKVATQVFNKEKWRLELNCKLYTILIYGWCKVKDIAMARRFLGEMLDKGILPNAVRYNVLLNGICRRASLHPVGRFDKVIRDAEKVFEEMTQSGAEPDVTSYSIRLHVYSRAHKPELSLEKSRIMRDKGICPNIVTYTSVIKCLCSCGRLEDAELLLEQMVSNGITPTFTTYNCFFKEFKGRKDVDGALRLYRKMKQGSLCSPSVSTFNILLGMLLKLGRIGTAIDIWDDMKDSGAGPDLDSYTLLIHGFCEKQKWKTACAFFMEMIEKGFLPQKVTFETLYRGLIQSNMLRTWRRLKKRLDEESINFGSEFENYHLKPDRRESDEVLQGVQG, encoded by the exons TTTCGGGGTTTGTGCTTCTCGAAATGCGTGTCCTATTGGATTTCCGTCGTCTCTTGTTCCGTCGGTTTTGTCCGGCGCTTCTGTTGCTCCACAGAACTCCACCATCCAACACCGGCGGCACTTCCGCAGTTGGAATCGTCAAAGGACGCCGACTTGATTTCTCAGCTACTGCTTGAACACCACAATCCATTTCACGCCATGGAATCCTCTCTTCAGCTTCATGGCGTTTCCTTCACCCCTTTCCTTGTCCATCAGATTCTCCTCCGCCTCAAGCACTCTTCTAAAGTTGCCCTCTC TTCTTTCACTATATATATTCCCAATTCCACCGACGACGACACCTGCACCACCGCTTTCAATCTCCTCATTGACATTCTATGCAAAGTTCGCCAGTTCGATGTTGCCTGGCAGCTTATTGTCCAAATGGAACAGAAATCCATTAAAATGAACTTCACTACTTTCTATTTGTTGATCCGTAGGCTTATCTCTGCTGGCTTCACCCGTCAAGCTATTCGGACCTTCACTGAAATGCACATATTTCTCGATGAAGATCAAGTTTGGAAATCCTACTTCTGTTATCTTCTTGATACCCTTTGTAAATATGGATATGTCAAGGTGGCTACTCAAGTGTTCAATAAAGAGAAATGGAGATTGGAGCTCAACTGTAAGCTTTATACCATTCTCATTTATGGTTGGTGTAAAGTGAAGGATATTGCGATGGCAAGGAGGTTTCTTGGGGAGATGTTGGACAAGGGAATTCTTCCAAACGCGGTACGTTACAATGTGTTGTTGAATGGTATTTGCAGGAGAGCGAGTTTGCATCCGGTTGGTAGGTTTGACAAGGTAATTAGGGACGCGGAGAAGGTGTTTGAGGAAATGACTCAAAGTGGTGCGGAACCAGATGTGACCAGCTACTCCATACGCCTGCATGTCTATAGCCGGGCTCATAAGCCTGAGTTATCACTTGAAAAATCAAGGATTATGAGAGACAAAGGGATATGCCCGAATATTGTGACATATACCTCGGTCATCAAGTGCCTCTGCTCTTGTGGTAGGCTTGAAGATGCGGAGCTGTTACTCGAGCAAATGGTTTCTAACGGGATAACTCCCACATTCACAACTTACAATTGTTTCTTTAAAGAGTTTAAAGGGAGGAAGGATGTAGATGGTGCATTGAGGTTGTACAGGAAAATGAAGCAGGGTTCCCTCTGCTCACCAAGCGTGAGTACGTTCAATATATTGTTGGGGATGTTATTGAAATTGGGTCGAATAGGGACGGCAATAGATATTTGGGACGATATGAAGGATTCTGGAGCAGGGCCTGATTTAGATTCATATACATTGTTGATTCATGGATTTTGTGagaaacaaaaatggaaaacGGCGTGTGCATTCTTTATGGAAATGATAGAAAAGGGATTTCTGCCACAGAAGGTCACCTTCGAGACCCTTTACAGAGGCTTAATACAATCCAATATGCTGAGAACTTggagaagattaaaaaaaaggcTTGATGAGGAATCAATAAATTTTGGTTCAGAATTTGAAAATTATCACCTCAAGCCTGATAGAAGGGAATCTGATGAAGTTCTGCAAGGGGTACAAGGCTGA